One Desulfatiglans anilini DSM 4660 DNA window includes the following coding sequences:
- a CDS encoding PEP/pyruvate-binding domain-containing protein, with amino-acid sequence MESLRNDFRARYHQFKLLLSANNQALDTMAEMEGALRGSAPFGMHFVRSRCIAVSTSVFKITKHINELSQDKYAVLFDRFKTIQKQLNPFLQTGVHLWEGEWTLPLEAVDRNLADQVGGKIANLGEVRNRLNIRVPNGFAITAAAYQRFMAHSELQPEIDRRIQATDVERLDQLYALSASIQQLIIQAPMPPELEEALTAAYRALQEKENPGVTVAMRSSALGEDLEGVSFAGQYRSQLNVSRENLFDAYREIVASKYGLTAMAYRLNRGIRDEDVAMCVACMAMVDAVAGGVTYSRNPVDIRDDAVMIHAVWGLPKSVVDGSTPTDLFVVGREDPPVIHHRDVSRKREKFVCYPAEGVCRLDGLDEEADKPSLTDEQAIELALLARRLEAYYGVAQDIEWAVDGEGRLVILQCRPLEQRTEPGPQDAARVVGAADGVRGIASGGVTASPGVGVGPVFKVRKDMDTLRFPEGAVLVASQSLPRWATLLSRAAAVVTEQGGIAGHLANVAREFGVPALFGLEGVMDSLEEGRIVTVDAEGRTLYDGRAEALLGRAPVCRRNLMEGSPVYKALQGAAALIVPLNLLDPDSMDFKPENCRTFHDITRFCHEKAVAEMFLFGKEHDFPERSSKQLVCEVPMQWWVLNLDDGFREEVQGRRVALENIVSIPMRAIWEGIRFKPWAGPPPVDGRGMLSVMFQATTNTDLVTGVRSRYAERNYFMISRNYCSLTSRLGFHFSTAEALVSDRPSENYASFHFKGGAADDERRQRRILFIADILENQGFRVEVKEDMLIARIEDRARDEMEENLKALGYLTIHTRQLDMIMKDGASVSRYRSKILHDLEVLRRLHREAGMEKQERLKREAG; translated from the coding sequence GTGGAAAGTCTGCGCAACGACTTCAGGGCACGGTACCATCAGTTCAAACTGCTCCTGAGCGCCAACAATCAGGCGCTCGACACGATGGCGGAGATGGAAGGCGCCCTGAGGGGGTCGGCGCCCTTCGGGATGCACTTCGTCCGTTCGCGCTGTATTGCCGTCTCGACCAGCGTTTTCAAGATCACTAAGCACATCAATGAGTTGTCCCAAGACAAGTACGCCGTCCTGTTCGACCGCTTCAAGACCATCCAGAAACAGCTGAATCCATTCCTTCAGACCGGTGTCCACCTATGGGAGGGAGAATGGACCCTCCCGCTCGAGGCTGTCGACCGGAACCTCGCGGATCAGGTCGGGGGGAAGATCGCCAACCTGGGCGAGGTCCGAAACCGGCTGAACATCCGGGTTCCCAACGGCTTTGCCATCACGGCTGCGGCTTACCAGCGGTTCATGGCCCACAGCGAGCTGCAGCCGGAGATCGACCGGCGCATTCAGGCAACGGATGTGGAGCGCCTCGATCAACTCTACGCCTTGAGCGCCTCCATTCAGCAGCTGATTATTCAAGCCCCCATGCCGCCTGAGCTCGAGGAGGCTCTGACAGCAGCCTACCGGGCCCTCCAGGAGAAGGAAAATCCGGGGGTGACCGTAGCCATGCGCAGCAGCGCCCTCGGGGAGGATCTGGAAGGGGTGTCCTTTGCAGGCCAGTATCGCTCGCAGCTGAATGTCAGCAGGGAGAACCTCTTCGACGCCTATAGGGAGATCGTCGCCAGCAAGTATGGGTTGACGGCCATGGCCTATCGCCTCAACCGGGGGATCCGCGACGAAGATGTAGCCATGTGTGTCGCGTGTATGGCCATGGTCGATGCCGTGGCGGGCGGGGTGACCTATTCCCGCAATCCGGTGGATATCCGCGATGACGCCGTGATGATCCATGCGGTGTGGGGGCTGCCCAAGTCGGTCGTCGACGGCAGCACGCCCACGGACCTTTTCGTCGTCGGGAGGGAAGATCCGCCCGTCATCCACCATCGGGATGTTTCCCGCAAGCGGGAGAAGTTCGTCTGCTATCCGGCCGAGGGGGTCTGCCGGCTGGATGGCCTGGACGAGGAGGCGGACAAACCCTCTCTGACGGATGAACAGGCGATCGAACTCGCCTTGCTGGCCAGGCGTCTCGAGGCGTACTACGGGGTCGCACAGGACATTGAATGGGCCGTCGACGGGGAGGGCAGGCTGGTGATTCTGCAGTGCAGACCCTTGGAGCAGCGCACGGAGCCGGGGCCGCAAGACGCTGCGAGGGTTGTCGGCGCTGCGGATGGCGTTCGAGGAATCGCGAGCGGCGGTGTGACGGCCAGCCCCGGGGTGGGTGTTGGACCCGTCTTCAAGGTGCGGAAGGACATGGACACCCTCCGGTTTCCTGAAGGGGCTGTTCTGGTGGCTTCCCAGTCTCTGCCGCGATGGGCGACCCTTCTGAGCCGTGCCGCGGCGGTGGTCACTGAGCAGGGGGGCATTGCGGGGCACCTCGCCAACGTGGCCCGCGAATTTGGAGTCCCGGCGCTCTTCGGCCTCGAAGGGGTGATGGACAGTCTGGAAGAGGGGCGAATCGTGACTGTGGATGCGGAGGGCCGGACCCTTTACGACGGGCGGGCGGAGGCCCTCCTGGGGCGTGCGCCTGTCTGCCGCCGCAACCTGATGGAGGGCAGTCCGGTTTACAAGGCGCTTCAAGGGGCTGCAGCCCTGATCGTGCCCTTGAATCTTCTCGACCCCGATTCGATGGACTTCAAGCCCGAAAACTGCCGGACCTTCCATGACATTACCCGCTTCTGCCACGAGAAGGCCGTGGCGGAGATGTTCCTCTTCGGCAAGGAGCACGATTTCCCCGAGCGCTCGAGCAAGCAGCTCGTGTGCGAGGTGCCCATGCAGTGGTGGGTCCTGAACCTGGATGACGGGTTCAGGGAGGAGGTGCAGGGGAGGCGTGTGGCGCTCGAAAACATCGTTTCGATCCCGATGCGGGCGATCTGGGAGGGAATCCGTTTCAAGCCGTGGGCAGGCCCCCCGCCGGTCGACGGGAGAGGCATGCTCTCTGTCATGTTCCAGGCGACCACCAACACGGACCTGGTCACCGGGGTGCGGTCCCGGTACGCCGAGCGGAACTACTTCATGATCTCCAGGAACTATTGCAGCCTGACCTCCCGGCTGGGCTTCCACTTTTCGACGGCGGAGGCCCTGGTGAGCGACCGTCCGAGCGAAAACTACGCCAGTTTTCATTTCAAGGGCGGGGCCGCAGACGATGAACGGCGTCAGCGGCGGATCCTCTTTATCGCCGATATCCTTGAAAACCAGGGGTTCCGGGTCGAGGTGAAGGAGGACATGCTCATCGCGCGGATCGAGGACCGCGCGCGCGATGAGATGGAGGAAAACCTGAAGGCCTTGGGATATCTGACCATCCACACGCGTCAGTTGGATATGATCATGAAGGACGGGGCCTCCGTCAGCCGCTATCGCAGCAAGATCCTGCACGACCTGGAGGTTCTCAGAAGGCTTCATCGGGAGGCCGGCATGGAGAAGCAGGAGCGTTTGAAGAGGGAGGCGGGGTGA
- a CDS encoding electron transfer flavoprotein subunit beta/FixA family protein, whose translation MERHIVVCIKAVMMKAPSGRAVRSSDTCVLNPFDRAAMEAALRLKAEAGGRLTALSMGPESSAFVLFEALAQGFDKGILLTDPGFAGSDTLATARVLAAALKKAAPVDGILFGLRSADSDTGQVPAQVAVMLGLPFVSGVRRFDRESDGCKVERCCDGFRESYRLAFPGVFSVHPKCAEPRDAGLAGIESAFGQGAIERWSLADLGLPAGAVGEAGSPTQLQGVSPAVGGRRRCEFLEGDLKEQAQTIAKRLAARGLIG comes from the coding sequence ATGGAACGTCATATCGTGGTATGCATCAAGGCGGTGATGATGAAGGCCCCGTCAGGCAGGGCGGTCCGGTCTTCGGACACGTGTGTGCTGAATCCCTTCGACCGGGCGGCGATGGAGGCGGCCCTGCGTTTGAAGGCCGAGGCCGGGGGGCGTCTGACGGCCTTGTCCATGGGGCCCGAGAGCAGCGCTTTTGTGCTTTTCGAGGCCCTCGCCCAAGGGTTTGACAAGGGGATTCTGCTGACGGATCCCGGCTTTGCGGGTTCGGACACCCTCGCCACCGCGCGGGTGCTGGCCGCCGCACTGAAGAAGGCGGCCCCCGTCGATGGGATCCTTTTCGGCCTGCGCAGCGCGGACAGCGACACCGGGCAGGTCCCCGCACAGGTTGCCGTCATGCTGGGGCTGCCTTTCGTTTCCGGGGTGCGGCGCTTCGACCGTGAATCGGATGGGTGCAAGGTGGAGCGTTGTTGCGACGGTTTCCGCGAGTCCTACCGGCTCGCTTTTCCGGGCGTTTTCTCCGTCCACCCGAAATGTGCCGAACCGCGCGATGCGGGTTTGGCCGGGATCGAGTCGGCCTTCGGGCAAGGGGCCATCGAACGATGGTCGCTCGCAGATCTCGGTCTGCCCGCCGGCGCGGTGGGCGAAGCCGGCTCCCCCACGCAGCTTCAGGGGGTTTCGCCGGCCGTCGGCGGCCGGCGCCGGTGTGAATTTTTGGAAGGCGATCTCAAGGAGCAGGCTCAGACGATCGCGAAGCGGCTCGCAGCGAGGGGGCTGATCGGATGA
- a CDS encoding FAD-binding protein, with product MNQPEKTLQEGAGARDLQHAAENAVWVFGDRRTEALYGLSLRALNAARGAASSLGGRTVMVLTALERLDESTPPAVEAVPVEEAAEAAAAGGADDVHLYRIPWSGGAPAGALAQALADRIAVLGPRLVVFPLTELGRETAARVSALTGSGLIADCIRLEVEGGRVKARCPAWGGTVTAKIVFADDAVTGLVTVDPYAWMPGGERGAPGLLESFAWEGIQEQGGCTLLEVAAEAERGQSLEEAEVVVVGGAGLGNMEGFGLVRDLAAALGGEVGATRPPVFSRWVEEERLIGQTGKRVHPRLLFSIGTSGAVQYTAGIGEAGTIVAVNRDAEAPIFQVADIGVVADARIFLPHLTEAVQQLTLRRMADALTEAAGGGQGDGFGARFARLRAQYGWSLEALAEATDESPEFIRQVEEGLLTPPVGFLLRFANALKIDPGLFLRQEQKTLLRDLRAQAFVKRTRNYSYQTLSPGAENDHLRAFLITIESRQTHKPVAYKHEGEEFIFVMEGELMLTLGNRAHHLKPGDSRHFNSDIPHKLKSVSNEPTRCLVVLYTP from the coding sequence ATGAACCAACCGGAAAAGACGCTCCAAGAAGGGGCTGGGGCGAGAGACTTGCAGCATGCGGCTGAAAACGCCGTCTGGGTCTTCGGCGACCGCCGGACCGAGGCCCTTTACGGATTGAGCCTGCGGGCCTTGAACGCCGCGCGCGGGGCGGCTTCCTCCCTTGGCGGTCGAACGGTCATGGTGCTGACGGCCCTCGAGCGGCTGGACGAGTCGACCCCCCCTGCAGTCGAGGCTGTCCCGGTGGAGGAGGCGGCGGAGGCCGCCGCGGCCGGCGGGGCGGATGATGTCCATCTCTATCGCATCCCATGGTCGGGCGGTGCGCCCGCGGGCGCTCTCGCACAGGCGCTGGCCGACCGGATCGCTGTGCTCGGACCCCGCCTGGTGGTCTTTCCCCTGACGGAACTTGGCCGCGAGACGGCGGCCCGCGTCTCGGCGCTGACGGGGTCGGGCCTGATCGCCGACTGCATCCGCCTCGAGGTCGAGGGGGGCCGCGTCAAGGCACGATGTCCGGCCTGGGGAGGAACGGTTACGGCCAAGATCGTGTTCGCCGATGACGCCGTGACCGGCCTGGTTACCGTGGACCCGTATGCCTGGATGCCTGGCGGGGAGCGCGGGGCACCCGGGCTTCTGGAATCTTTTGCATGGGAAGGGATCCAGGAGCAGGGCGGGTGCACGCTCCTCGAGGTTGCGGCCGAAGCAGAGCGCGGTCAGTCGCTCGAGGAGGCGGAGGTCGTGGTCGTCGGCGGGGCCGGCCTCGGGAATATGGAAGGATTCGGACTCGTTCGGGATCTGGCCGCTGCGCTCGGCGGGGAGGTCGGTGCGACCCGGCCGCCGGTGTTCTCCCGCTGGGTTGAGGAGGAGCGGCTGATCGGGCAGACCGGAAAGCGGGTCCACCCGAGGCTGCTCTTTTCCATCGGCACCTCCGGCGCCGTGCAGTACACGGCCGGGATCGGCGAGGCCGGGACCATTGTGGCCGTCAACCGGGACGCGGAAGCGCCCATCTTCCAGGTGGCCGATATCGGCGTGGTCGCAGATGCACGGATATTTCTGCCCCATCTGACCGAGGCCGTGCAGCAGTTGACTCTGCGGCGCATGGCGGATGCCTTGACCGAAGCGGCGGGCGGCGGACAGGGGGATGGTTTCGGAGCGCGTTTTGCCCGCCTTCGTGCGCAGTACGGCTGGTCCCTGGAGGCCCTGGCCGAGGCGACGGACGAATCCCCGGAATTCATCCGCCAGGTGGAGGAGGGCCTCCTGACGCCCCCCGTCGGTTTTCTGCTCCGTTTCGCAAACGCCTTGAAGATCGACCCCGGCCTGTTCCTGCGCCAGGAGCAGAAGACGCTCCTCCGGGATCTGCGCGCGCAGGCGTTTGTCAAGCGGACCCGGAACTACTCCTACCAGACCCTCAGCCCGGGGGCCGAGAACGACCACCTGCGCGCCTTCCTCATCACCATCGAATCCCGCCAGACCCACAAGCCGGTGGCCTACAAGCACGAAGGCGAAGAGTTCATCTTCGTCATGGAAGGGGAGCTCATGCTCACCCTGGGCAACCGCGCCCACCACCTCAAACCAGGGGATTCCCGCCACTTCAACTCCGACATCCCGCACAAGCTGAAGAGCGTCTCGAACGAACCGACCCGCTGCCTGGTCGTTTTATACACACCCTAG
- a CDS encoding acyl-CoA dehydrogenase family protein yields MDTFLTEKGRAVRRSVRGFCERELRPIARQIDQEASFPWEVVEKMGRLGYFGIQVPHELGGAGMDAVCYCVVIEEISRVCAGLGLCVTVHNSVAVYPLMAFGSGEQKRKWVPPLARGQKIGAFCLTEPNAGSDAAGIEATAIRNGDHYIVNANKVFVTNGGVADVCLIFARTDPKAGRKGISVVVAERGTPGFVVGDLEDLCGVRANPVSSIRLYDCPVPAENLLGREGMGLKIGLAALDAGRMGIAAQAVGISQAALEEGVLYARQRRQFGVPIGQHQAVGGMLADMAARVEASRLLVYRSARLRDQGKSFGQAAAMAKLYAAEAASEVTDKALQIHGGYGYSKAYPVERYYRDARVTRIYEGTSEVHRLVVARGLLEE; encoded by the coding sequence ATGGACACATTTCTCACGGAAAAGGGCCGCGCCGTGCGCCGCTCGGTGCGGGGATTCTGCGAGCGGGAGCTGCGGCCCATCGCCCGGCAGATCGACCAGGAGGCCTCCTTTCCCTGGGAGGTGGTCGAAAAGATGGGCCGCCTGGGGTATTTCGGCATCCAGGTCCCGCATGAGCTGGGCGGGGCGGGGATGGACGCGGTCTGCTACTGCGTCGTCATCGAGGAGATCTCCCGGGTCTGCGCCGGACTGGGCCTCTGCGTGACGGTGCACAACAGCGTGGCGGTCTACCCGCTCATGGCCTTCGGGAGCGGGGAGCAGAAGCGGAAATGGGTGCCGCCGCTCGCCAGGGGGCAGAAGATCGGCGCCTTTTGCCTGACCGAACCGAACGCCGGCTCCGATGCGGCCGGCATCGAGGCGACCGCCATCCGCAACGGGGATCATTACATCGTCAATGCCAACAAGGTGTTCGTGACCAACGGGGGCGTCGCCGATGTGTGCCTGATCTTCGCCCGGACGGACCCCAAAGCGGGCCGCAAGGGTATCAGCGTGGTCGTGGCCGAGCGTGGAACGCCGGGTTTCGTGGTCGGGGATCTCGAGGACCTCTGCGGCGTGCGTGCGAACCCGGTCAGTTCCATCCGGCTCTATGACTGTCCCGTTCCCGCCGAAAACCTGCTCGGAAGGGAGGGCATGGGGCTGAAAATCGGTCTCGCGGCGCTCGATGCCGGCCGGATGGGCATCGCCGCCCAGGCGGTCGGCATCTCCCAGGCCGCTCTGGAAGAGGGGGTCCTGTACGCCCGTCAGAGGCGGCAGTTCGGCGTCCCCATCGGGCAGCACCAGGCCGTGGGGGGGATGCTGGCGGACATGGCGGCCCGGGTGGAGGCCTCGCGCCTTCTCGTCTACCGGTCGGCCCGACTCCGAGATCAGGGCAAGTCTTTCGGACAGGCGGCGGCCATGGCCAAGCTGTACGCAGCCGAGGCGGCCTCGGAGGTGACCGACAAGGCCCTCCAGATTCATGGGGGCTACGGCTATTCGAAGGCCTATCCCGTGGAGCGCTATTACCGCGATGCCCGGGTGACGAGGATCTACGAGGGGACGAGCGAGGTCCACCGGCTGGTGGTTGCCAGGGGACTCCTGGAGGAATAG
- a CDS encoding sulfite exporter TauE/SafE family protein: MGFFRQWGRFMMAGAQAHARWELDVSHTILGDRKRLALLGLLLVPVVIGGIAFAEQIGETMPQFLGGKKAYSPAFYSTGIFIVSILIGLGAGLITGCIGAGGGFIIAPALMSAGIKGILAVGTDLFHIFAKAIMGSVIHRKLGNVSVPLALVFLIGAILGATAGGLINRMLYEINPVLSDAFITTIYSLMLGFLGLYALLDFLRARQAGKKRAPLGGDVPEGDAHMDAHGGRDEGTELGNLPRKLQGVKIPPMVKFDFDFTPGGRSISWVFLVLSGALVGLAAGIMGVGGGFLTFPIFVYMLGVSSMTTVGTDIFQIIFTAGYAAISQYAIFGFIFYTLAMGMLLGSLLGVQIGALVTKVVKGITIRGFYAMAVLAGFVNRIFALPGKLGQMEILPISPQTGALLDKIGIWAFFVVIGGFSVWVISTFLSNIRKLRGEEV, encoded by the coding sequence ATGGGTTTCTTTCGGCAATGGGGACGTTTTATGATGGCAGGTGCGCAGGCCCACGCGCGCTGGGAATTGGACGTATCACATACGATCCTGGGGGACCGTAAGCGGCTGGCCTTGCTTGGCCTGCTGCTCGTGCCGGTGGTGATCGGGGGCATCGCCTTCGCGGAGCAGATCGGGGAGACCATGCCCCAGTTCCTCGGGGGCAAGAAGGCCTACAGCCCGGCTTTTTATTCAACGGGGATCTTTATCGTCTCTATCCTGATCGGGCTCGGCGCGGGGCTGATCACAGGGTGCATCGGAGCCGGCGGCGGGTTCATCATCGCTCCGGCCCTCATGAGCGCAGGCATCAAGGGCATCCTGGCGGTGGGGACCGATCTCTTCCACATCTTCGCCAAGGCCATCATGGGGAGCGTGATCCATCGGAAGCTCGGCAATGTGTCGGTGCCGCTGGCCCTCGTTTTTCTGATCGGCGCGATCCTGGGGGCTACGGCGGGGGGGTTGATCAACCGGATGCTCTACGAGATCAACCCCGTCCTGAGCGATGCCTTCATCACGACCATTTATTCCCTCATGCTGGGTTTCCTCGGGCTGTACGCCCTGCTGGACTTCCTGCGCGCCAGGCAGGCGGGTAAGAAGCGGGCGCCGCTCGGCGGGGACGTTCCGGAAGGCGATGCCCACATGGACGCCCACGGCGGCCGTGACGAAGGCACCGAGCTCGGCAACCTGCCCCGCAAACTGCAGGGGGTCAAGATTCCGCCCATGGTCAAATTCGACTTCGATTTCACGCCCGGGGGGCGGAGCATCTCCTGGGTCTTCCTGGTCCTGAGCGGGGCCTTGGTAGGCCTTGCCGCCGGCATCATGGGCGTGGGCGGCGGGTTTCTAACCTTTCCGATCTTCGTTTACATGCTCGGCGTCTCCTCGATGACGACGGTCGGTACGGACATCTTCCAGATCATCTTCACCGCGGGTTATGCGGCGATCAGCCAGTACGCCATCTTCGGCTTCATCTTCTACACCCTGGCCATGGGCATGCTGCTCGGATCCCTCCTCGGGGTGCAGATCGGGGCCCTGGTGACCAAGGTGGTCAAAGGGATCACGATCCGCGGGTTTTATGCCATGGCGGTGCTCGCCGGCTTCGTCAACCGGATCTTCGCGCTCCCGGGAAAACTGGGCCAGATGGAGATCCTGCCGATATCCCCGCAAACGGGCGCCCTGCTCGACAAGATCGGTATCTGGGCGTTCTTCGTGGTGATCGGGGGGTTTTCGGTCTGGGTGATTTCCACGTTTCTGAGCAATATACGTAAACTGCGCGGGGAGGAGGTCTAA